The proteins below are encoded in one region of Clostridium fermenticellae:
- a CDS encoding transglutaminase-like domain-containing protein, giving the protein MEHVKTIIKYTENKDSNVFRFLVVSMFFTLFLLMPKTVLADSLSYKVFPTQQNISVDKSWKILFSDNIDSSSVNSNNIKVIDENGNNIDVDMTLGKNYITVSPKENYSSGENYTLYVSNIRSTSGNVLKTPGMMKFSTLNNVYELEDTHSYKITDTFTVTSKKATNVDLTFNVGAQGDSPYQKDLSTEVSGGNAKITDDDFSHKKMTASAYVKPGEGVEYQLTRTVENSGIKYTEDLSKTSNDYSKFSDYNEYTSPEQNVESTSKQIKDKASELFSGIDNPYYKAKKAYEFVNMYMTYDSNNANKGALNALLTGKGVCEDYAELFTALLRASGVPARIVTGYWVNSGEFSSRTSIDPSNDAHAWAEYYLPSYGWIVVEPTNEYFYNNNRVIDYSYFSNLSDSGHFIEGYTPQGDNKDSTLYYSYTEGSGVKVDRKTTIEILDK; this is encoded by the coding sequence ATGGAACATGTTAAAACAATAATAAAATATACTGAAAACAAGGATTCAAATGTGTTTAGATTTTTAGTTGTTTCAATGTTTTTTACTTTATTTTTACTAATGCCTAAAACAGTTTTAGCAGATAGTTTATCCTATAAGGTGTTTCCAACTCAGCAAAACATATCTGTGGACAAGTCATGGAAAATATTATTTTCAGATAATATAGATTCGAGTTCAGTAAATAGCAATAATATTAAAGTTATTGATGAAAATGGGAATAATATTGATGTTGATATGACATTAGGAAAGAATTATATTACTGTAAGCCCAAAAGAAAATTATAGTTCTGGAGAGAATTATACTCTATATGTAAGCAATATAAGATCAACAAGTGGAAATGTTTTGAAAACACCTGGCATGATGAAATTTTCAACTTTGAATAATGTTTATGAACTTGAGGACACTCATAGCTATAAAATTACGGATACTTTTACAGTTACATCTAAAAAAGCTACAAATGTTGACTTGACATTTAATGTTGGGGCTCAAGGTGATTCTCCTTATCAAAAGGATTTGAGCACTGAGGTTTCAGGTGGAAATGCAAAAATAACAGATGATGATTTTTCTCATAAGAAGATGACTGCATCGGCATATGTTAAACCCGGAGAAGGTGTAGAATATCAACTTACAAGAACAGTTGAAAATAGTGGAATAAAGTATACAGAAGATTTATCGAAAACATCTAATGACTATAGCAAGTTTAGTGATTACAACGAATATACTTCACCAGAGCAAAATGTAGAAAGCACTTCAAAACAAATAAAAGATAAGGCATCGGAACTTTTTTCTGGAATAGATAATCCATATTATAAGGCAAAAAAGGCATATGAGTTCGTAAATATGTATATGACTTATGATTCAAATAATGCTAATAAAGGCGCTTTAAACGCTCTTCTGACTGGAAAGGGCGTTTGTGAGGATTATGCAGAATTGTTTACAGCACTTTTAAGAGCATCAGGGGTTCCTGCAAGGATTGTGACCGGGTATTGGGTTAATTCTGGAGAATTTAGTAGTAGAACAAGTATAGATCCATCAAATGATGCTCATGCATGGGCAGAATACTATCTTCCAAGTTATGGGTGGATAGTAGTGGAGCCAACTAATGAATATTTTTATAATAATAATAGGGTAATAGATTACAGCTATTTTTCAAATTTAAGTGATTCCGGTCATTTCATAGAGGGCTATACACCTCAAGGTGATAACAAGGATTCTACCTTGTATTATTCATATACTGAGGGCAGTGGAGTAAAAGTAGATAGAAAAACAACCATAGAAATATTGGACAAGTAG
- a CDS encoding sensor histidine kinase: MNLKDTNQLLTVVAKQRDITNLVNQLNKLIRDIRLSRIHIKRLNKNFRQSITNISHDLRTPLTTASGYVQMLQTSVTEEEYKEYLAIILERQNMVKILLEQLFEYVRIESGEITYEHVPIDAKKVLVDTLTMYYDDFYKKGQEPTVHLPEKPCIIQGDEQAVKRIFSNILFNAIVHGNGGYWFEIHEADSSYIFTFSNLSEPMARDDLDYIFERSYTKDKSRNKKTTGLGLTIAKEITGRLNGTIEAFYNNGKFSIYISFPKV; encoded by the coding sequence ATGAATCTAAAAGATACCAATCAGCTGCTGACAGTAGTAGCAAAGCAAAGAGATATTACTAATCTGGTTAATCAGCTCAATAAGTTAATACGAGATATTAGACTATCTCGTATACATATTAAAAGATTAAACAAGAATTTTAGACAGAGTATAACTAATATTTCGCATGATTTACGAACTCCACTCACAACTGCTAGTGGATACGTTCAAATGCTCCAGACAAGTGTTACAGAAGAAGAATACAAAGAGTATTTAGCAATAATATTAGAACGGCAAAATATGGTTAAGATACTACTGGAACAATTATTTGAGTATGTACGTATTGAATCAGGTGAGATTACTTATGAACATGTGCCTATAGATGCAAAAAAAGTTTTGGTAGATACACTTACCATGTACTATGATGATTTTTATAAAAAGGGACAAGAACCAACTGTTCATTTGCCAGAAAAACCATGTATAATACAGGGAGATGAACAGGCAGTAAAAAGGATATTTTCAAATATTTTATTTAATGCAATTGTACATGGTAATGGGGGATATTGGTTTGAAATCCATGAAGCAGATAGTAGTTATATATTTACTTTTTCTAATCTTAGTGAACCCATGGCTAGGGATGATTTAGATTATATTTTTGAGCGTTCTTATACGAAAGATAAATCTAGAAATAAAAAAACTACAGGATTGGGGCTTACAATAGCCAAAGAAATTACCGGACGGTTAAATGGAACAATAGAGGCGTTTTATAATAATGGCAAATTCTCAATATATATTTCATTTCCTAAAGTTTAA